The window GGTGACTTCAGCATTCTGGCCTGCCGGCGCGTCGGCCAGGCTGGCCTCGGCCAGCTTGAGCGGCGAGACGCCGACGAATCCACGATTGACCAGCACCACCTCGCCATCGGCCAATTGCAGGGGCGTGAGCAGCCACGCGCCGCTGCCCAGGTCGGTGCTGGCCTGCACGGCCACGGTCTTGCTGTAGAGATAGCGGCCGGTGAGGACCACGCGCTTGTACTCATCGCGCTGCGCCGAGACCTGCGGCCACAGGGCCGGGCCCGGAGGCGCCACGGGAGCGGCGTGCACGCGTGCATCGACCTTGGCGATCAGGTCCAGCTTCCATTGCAGGCGATAGACCTGCCAGCTTCCCAGCGCCGCGAAGACCAGAAAGAAAAATCCCGCCAAGAGGGTCAGCAACAGCAGGCTGGCCTTTGTGCGGGATACCGGGACGGCTTGCGCCGCCCCGCTTTCTTTGCCTTGCTTCACGCCATTGATTGGCGTCTGGCTCATTTCGATTGGGGCGCGCTATGTTGCATACCCTGCATGCCCTGCATCGACTGGGGAACCGTCTCGGTGGGCATGTTTTCCGGCGACATGGTCGGCATCATGTTGTGGTTCAGGTGGTACATGACCCACAGCGAACCGGCCAGCGTGATGACCACGATGACGATGGTAAAGATCATCGCCAGCATGTTCCAGCCGCCTTCGGACTTGCCGTTCATGTGCAGGAAGTACTTGATGTGGACCACGATCTGCACGGCCGCCAAGGCCAGCAGCACGATGCCCATGGTCGCCGAGCTGGAGATGGACTTGTTCATCACCAGCCAGAACGGGATCGCGGTGAGGATCACGGCCAGCACGAAGCCGGTGACGTAATCCTTCATCGTGCCGTGGGCGGCGTGGTCGCCATGACCATGACCGTGGTCATGGTCGTCGTGGTGGCCCATCGGTCGGGCCGGGTGTTCTTGGTGGCCGCGGCTCATGGCAGGACTCCCATCAGATAGACAAAGGTGAAGACGCCGATCCAGACCACGTCCAGGAAGTGCCAGAACATGGACAGGCACATCAGGCGACGGCCGTTGGCTTCGGTCAGACCATGCTTGTTGATCTGGAACAGCAGCACGACCAGCCAGATGATGCCGAAGGTCACGTGCAGACCGTGGGTGCCGACCAGCGCGAAGAACGAGGTCAGGAAGCCGCTACGGGTCGGGCCCGCGCCTTCGTGGATCAGGTGCAGGAACTCATAGAGTTCGAAGTAGATGAAGCCAGCGCCCAGCAGACCAGTGATGATCAGCCAGAAGATGGTGTTCTGCTGCTTCTTGGCCTGCATGGCCAGCATGGCGAAACCGTAGGTGATCGACGACAGCAGCAGCAGCGCGGTGTTCAGCGCCACCAGCGGCAGGTCGAACAGCTCGGCGCCGGTCGGACCGCCTGCATAGTTGCGGCCCAGCACGGCGTAGCACGCAAACAGGCAGGCGAAGATCAGGCAATCGCTCATCAGGTAGATCCAGAAGCCCAGCAGGGTGCCGTTCTCCGGATGGTGATGGCGGACGAAATAGCGCGAGCTAGGCGTCGCGTCGGCCGTGTGGTTGATTGCTTCAGACATGGCTATTCAACAGACGTGTGCGCTCTGCTTCGACACGGACGACTTCGTCGGCCGGGATGTAGTAGTCGCGGTTGTAATTAAAGGTGTGGATGATGGTGGCGGCAACCAGAACAACGAAGGTCGCCACAGCCGGCAGCCACATGTGCCAGATCAGGGTGAAGCCCAGCACTGCCGACAGCGCAGCGATGATGAAGCCGGCACCGGTGTTCTTGGGCATGTGGATTTCCACGAAATCACCCAGCGGACGCTGATACTTGTTCTTCTTCATGTCAGCCCAGGCGTCGTTGTCATGCACGACCGGGGTGAAGGCGAAGTTGTAGGCAGGCGGCGGCGAGGAAGTCGACCATTCCAGTGTACGGCCGTTCCACGGGTCGCCGGTCACATCGGCCAGCTTCTTGCGGTCGCGGATGGAGACAGCGATCTGGATGATGAAGGAACCGATGCCCAGGGCGATCAGGCCAGCGCCGATGGCGGCGACCACGAACCAGATCTGCAGCGACGGATCGTCGAAGTGGCTCATGCGGCGGGTCACGCCCATCAGGCCCAGCACGTACAGAGGCATGAAGGCCAGGTAGAAACCGACCAGCCAGAACCAGAACGAGCACTTGCCCCAGAACTCATTGAGCTTGAAGCCGAAGGCCTTCGGGAACCAGAAGTTGATGCCGGCGAACATGCCGAACACCACGCCGCCGATGATGACGTTGTGGAAGTGGGCGATCAGGAACAGCGAGTTGTGCAGCACGAAGTCAGCCGGGGGAACGGCCAGCAGCACGCCGGTCATGCCGCCGATGACGAAGGTCACCATGAAGCCGATGGTCCACAGCATGGGGACTTCGAAGCGGATGCGGCCACGGTACATCGTGAAGAGCCAGTTGAAGATCTTGGCGCCGGTCGGGATCGAGATGATCATCGTGGTGATGCCGAAGAACGAGTTCACGCTGGCGCCCGAACCCATGGTGAAGAAGTGGTGCAGCCACACCAGGTAGGACAGGATGGTGATCACCACGGTCGCGTAGACCATGGAGGTGTAGCCGAACAGGCGCTTGCCGCTGAAGGTCGAGACGATTTCAGAGAAGATGCCGAAGGCCGGCAGCACCAGGATGTAGACCTCGGGGTGGCCCCAGATCCAGATCAGGTTCACGTACATCATGGCGTTGCCGCCCATGTCGTTGGTGAAGAAGTTGGTGCCGAAGACGCGGTCCAGGGACAGCATGGCCAGCACGGCGGTCAGCACCGGGAAGGCCGCCACGATCAGGACGTTGGTGCACAGCGAGGTCCAGGTGAAGACCGGCATCTTCATCATGTTCATGCCCGGGGCGCGCATCTTGACGATGGTCACCACCAGGTTGATCCCTGATAGCAATGTCCCTACCCCGGCCACCTGCAAGGCCCAGATGTAGTAGTCCACCCCCACGTCAGGGCTGTACAGGATGCCCGACAGCGGCGGGTAGGCCAGCCAGCCGGTGCGGGCGAATTCGCCCACGAACAGCGAGGCCATCACCAGCAGTGCGCCGAAGGTGGTCATCCAGAAGCTGAAGTTGTTCAGGAACGGGAAGGCCACGTCGCGCGCACCGATCTGCAGGGGCACGACGTAGTTCATCAGACCGGTCACCAGGGGCATGGCCACGAAGAAGATCATGATCACGCCGTGGGCGGTGAACACCTGGTCATAGTGGTGCGGCGGCAGGAAGCCGGCGTTGTCGCCGAAGGCGATGGCCTGCTGCGCGCGCATCATCACCGCGTCGGCAAAGCCACGCAGCAGCATGACGATGGCCAGCACGATGTACATGATGCCGATGCGCTTGTGGTCGATACTGGTGAACCAGTCGCGCCAGAGCATGCCCCACAGGCGATATTTGGTGAGCAGGCCCAGTACCACTATGCCGCCCAGCGCCACCATGGCGAAGGTACCGATCAGGATCGGCTCATGGTATGGAATCGCTTCCAGACTGAGGCGACCGAAGATCAGCTTTATCAGGTCAAAATTGTCAGACATCTTTACTTCCCGGGGAAAAAGGAAATGGGGGCGCAGCGGTGTTCTGCTGCGCTGATACGGCTACCAGGCAAGGAAATCATTCGGCCTTTTGCTGGCCCGGTTTCACGTTCAGGTCGGTGGCCATCATCTTGTCCATGCAAACCGTATTGGGTGCTACGCAACGGTTCACGATGGCGTGGAACAGATTGGGCTCGGTGCTGCCGATCAAGCGGGCAGGTTCACGTTCGCTCGGCTGTTCCAGCTTCAGGTACTCGGCACGGTCCAGCTTGCCCGAGCCAGCCTTGGCTTTTTGCACCCAGGCGTCGAAACCAGCCTGGTCCAGGCCGTGGAACTTGAAGCGCATGTGCGAGAAGCCGGCGCCGCTGTAGTTGGCCGAGAAGCCTTCATACTCGCCGGCCTTGTTGATGACGGCGTGCAGCTTGGTTTCCATGCCCGGCATGGCGTAGATCTGGCCAGCCAGTGCGGGAATGTAGAACGAGTTCATCACGCTGGATGCGGTGATCTTGAACTGGATGGGCACATCCACCGGCGCGGCCAGCTCATTGACGGTAGCAATGCCTTGCTCCGGATAGATGAACAGCCACTTCCAGTCCAGCGCCACCACTTCCACCACCAGCGGCTTGACCTGGGGCGACAGCGGGCGCTCGGCGTCGATGCGCGAGAGCGGACGGTACGGGTCCAGGGTGTGGGTGGTGATCCAGGTCAGCAGGCCCAAGGCGATGATGATCAGCAGGGGTGCGCCCCAGATGACCAGCTCCAGACGGGTCGAGTGATCCCAATCCGGCTCATAGGGAGCGGAAGTGTTGCTCTTGCGATAACGCCATGCGAACAGCAGCGTCAGGATGATCACCGGGACGATGATGAGCAGCATCAGCGCGGTCGAGATGATGATCAGGCGCGCTTGCTGGTTAGCGATGTCGCCGGAGGGATTCATCACGACGGTGTTGCACCCAGCCAACAGAAGCGCAGGAAGCAGGAGCAGTCCGCGACGGAGGATTTGAGAAACCATGAAGGAAAATTCCAGTCGTATGTATCAGAGCGTGGTAATGTAACGCCAATAAAGTGTGTTGGCGATTGGACGTTTTGTCCCACCCTGTTAGCTGCCACCTGGCAGGTTGGGATTGGTAGTACGTACTGCGACTAAACCTCTAACAGTGGGAGACACAGCCATGGCAAGCACCAGCATCCACAACGGTCAAGGTTCGGGCGAATTAGGACCGCACTCCACCCACCCTTCCACTTCGCACGACCACGGCAAGATCGAACCCGGTGAGATCGCGGTCGGCGTGGTCATCGGACGAGCGTCCGAATACTTCGATTTCTTCGTCTATGCACTAGCTTCGGTGCTGGTGTTCCCGGCGGTATTCTTCCCCAACGAACCCAAGCTGGAAGGCACGCTCTACGCCTTCGTGATCTTCGCCTTCGCCTTCCTGGCCCGTCCCATCGGGACGACCATCTTCATGGCGATACAAAAGCACTACGGCCGAGAGGTGAAACTGACGCTGGCGTTGTTCATGCTCGGCTTTTCGACTGCGGGCATTGCGTTATTGCCAACTTTTGAACACATTGGTGTCTGGGCCATCATCTTGCTCTCGCTGTTGCGGGTTGGTCAAGGACTGGCGCTGGGCGGGGCCTGGGATGGGCTGCCTTCGTTGCTGGCGATGAACGCTCCCCAGCACAAGCGCGGCTGGTACGCTGCGCTGGGCCAGCTGGGCGCACCGCTGGGCTTCGTGGTGGCGGCCAGCCTGTTTGCCTACATGCTCTCCAGCCTGACCACGGCGGATTTCCTTGAATGGGGCTGGCGCTATCCCTTCTATGTGGCCTTTGCCATCAACGTGGTCGCCCTGTTCTCGCGCCTGCGCCTGGTGTCGGCCCCGGAATACGCCAAGCTGCTCGATGAGCGCGAGCTGGAGCCCGCCGGCGTGGTCGAGCTGGCCACCACCCAGGGCCGCAACATCATCATTGGCGCCCTGGCGGCCCTGGCCAGCTATGCGCTGTTCCACCTGGTGACGGTGTTCCCGCTGTCCTGGATCAAGCTGTATTCGCTGCGCGAGGCCACCGATTTCCTGGTGGTGCAGATCTGGGGCGGCCTCATCATGGCCGTGGGCATCGTGATCTCCGGCCTGATCGCTGACCGCTTCGGCCGCCGCAATACGCTGGGTTCGATGGCCCTGCTCATCGCCATCCTCTCGGCCTTCGTCCCGACCCTGATGAATGGCGGCGAAGCCGGCCAGAATACCTTCATC is drawn from Herbaspirillum seropedicae and contains these coding sequences:
- a CDS encoding SURF1 family protein encodes the protein MSQTPINGVKQGKESGAAQAVPVSRTKASLLLLTLLAGFFFLVFAALGSWQVYRLQWKLDLIAKVDARVHAAPVAPPGPALWPQVSAQRDEYKRVVLTGRYLYSKTVAVQASTDLGSGAWLLTPLQLADGEVVLVNRGFVGVSPLKLAEASLADAPAGQNAEVTGLLRMSEPKGGFLRSNDAAQSRWYSRDVQAIAQAKGLTSVAPYFVDADKASAEANAAVAPDAQKPVGGLTVIAFHNSHLIYALTWYALALMSLGAGYWLIRDERRWRERIRQAQSQSPSQG
- the cyoD gene encoding cytochrome o ubiquinol oxidase subunit IV produces the protein MSRGHQEHPARPMGHHDDHDHGHGHGDHAAHGTMKDYVTGFVLAVILTAIPFWLVMNKSISSSATMGIVLLALAAVQIVVHIKYFLHMNGKSEGGWNMLAMIFTIVIVVITLAGSLWVMYHLNHNMMPTMSPENMPTETVPQSMQGMQGMQHSAPQSK
- the cyoC gene encoding cytochrome o ubiquinol oxidase subunit III; the protein is MSEAINHTADATPSSRYFVRHHHPENGTLLGFWIYLMSDCLIFACLFACYAVLGRNYAGGPTGAELFDLPLVALNTALLLLSSITYGFAMLAMQAKKQQNTIFWLIITGLLGAGFIYFELYEFLHLIHEGAGPTRSGFLTSFFALVGTHGLHVTFGIIWLVVLLFQINKHGLTEANGRRLMCLSMFWHFLDVVWIGVFTFVYLMGVLP
- the cyoB gene encoding cytochrome o ubiquinol oxidase subunit I, whose amino-acid sequence is MSDNFDLIKLIFGRLSLEAIPYHEPILIGTFAMVALGGIVVLGLLTKYRLWGMLWRDWFTSIDHKRIGIMYIVLAIVMLLRGFADAVMMRAQQAIAFGDNAGFLPPHHYDQVFTAHGVIMIFFVAMPLVTGLMNYVVPLQIGARDVAFPFLNNFSFWMTTFGALLVMASLFVGEFARTGWLAYPPLSGILYSPDVGVDYYIWALQVAGVGTLLSGINLVVTIVKMRAPGMNMMKMPVFTWTSLCTNVLIVAAFPVLTAVLAMLSLDRVFGTNFFTNDMGGNAMMYVNLIWIWGHPEVYILVLPAFGIFSEIVSTFSGKRLFGYTSMVYATVVITILSYLVWLHHFFTMGSGASVNSFFGITTMIISIPTGAKIFNWLFTMYRGRIRFEVPMLWTIGFMVTFVIGGMTGVLLAVPPADFVLHNSLFLIAHFHNVIIGGVVFGMFAGINFWFPKAFGFKLNEFWGKCSFWFWLVGFYLAFMPLYVLGLMGVTRRMSHFDDPSLQIWFVVAAIGAGLIALGIGSFIIQIAVSIRDRKKLADVTGDPWNGRTLEWSTSSPPPAYNFAFTPVVHDNDAWADMKKNKYQRPLGDFVEIHMPKNTGAGFIIAALSAVLGFTLIWHMWLPAVATFVVLVAATIIHTFNYNRDYYIPADEVVRVEAERTRLLNSHV
- the cyoA gene encoding ubiquinol oxidase subunit II — translated: MVSQILRRGLLLLPALLLAGCNTVVMNPSGDIANQQARLIIISTALMLLIIVPVIILTLLFAWRYRKSNTSAPYEPDWDHSTRLELVIWGAPLLIIIALGLLTWITTHTLDPYRPLSRIDAERPLSPQVKPLVVEVVALDWKWLFIYPEQGIATVNELAAPVDVPIQFKITASSVMNSFYIPALAGQIYAMPGMETKLHAVINKAGEYEGFSANYSGAGFSHMRFKFHGLDQAGFDAWVQKAKAGSGKLDRAEYLKLEQPSEREPARLIGSTEPNLFHAIVNRCVAPNTVCMDKMMATDLNVKPGQQKAE
- a CDS encoding MFS transporter, giving the protein MASTSIHNGQGSGELGPHSTHPSTSHDHGKIEPGEIAVGVVIGRASEYFDFFVYALASVLVFPAVFFPNEPKLEGTLYAFVIFAFAFLARPIGTTIFMAIQKHYGREVKLTLALFMLGFSTAGIALLPTFEHIGVWAIILLSLLRVGQGLALGGAWDGLPSLLAMNAPQHKRGWYAALGQLGAPLGFVVAASLFAYMLSSLTTADFLEWGWRYPFYVAFAINVVALFSRLRLVSAPEYAKLLDERELEPAGVVELATTQGRNIIIGALAALASYALFHLVTVFPLSWIKLYSLREATDFLVVQIWGGLIMAVGIVISGLIADRFGRRNTLGSMALLIAILSAFVPTLMNGGEAGQNTFILIGFALLGLSYGQAAGAVTANFKARYRYTGAALTSDLAWLVGAGFAPLVALGLSAHFGMAYVSFYLLSGAVGSLAALSLNRALEARDD